The nucleotide window CCAGCCTCCCATTTCGGACCCCTCTCACttaaaaggaaatttttttacatttattttatgtgggtgGACACACAACCTGGCACAGttcatgtgtgaaggtcagaggccaactttagGGAGTCAGTGCTCTCCTCTGCCATGAAGCTTCTAAGGATTCagttcaggtcatcagacttggcaacacgctcctttatccactaagctggcctttttttccctttctttctttctttctttctttctttttttttcttctcagagacagggtttctctgtgtaatagccctggttgtcctggaactcactttgtagaccaggctggcctcgaaatcataGAGCTCCAACTACCTCTGTCTCCGAGTActgggaccaaaggtgtgcaccaccactgcccagcttttttttttttttttttttttaaggcaaggtcttacattgtagtcctggctggtctggaatttgaGGCAGTCCTACTTTAGCATtgtgagtgctagaattacaggcatgtattacCATGCCCGGCTCCCCTAGCCCAACTGGGATGAAACCCAGCCCTcctcaggtttttttgtttgtttgtttgtttgttttgcggGGGGTTGGTTTCTTGTgatagcgtttctctgtgtaacagtcctggctgtcctggaactccctctgtagagcaggctggccttgaactcactgagatcctcctgcctctgcctccctagtactgggactaaaggcatgcgccgccacccaggggcccagccctcctcctgtgttcacactctaccactgagctgcaccccagctcTCCTCTCAGTCTTCTCCACAGCTTGTTTTCCCCCGCCCCATCTGAACACGAGTCCCgatgctcctctctctcttcctcctgggttCGTATCAGAAGGCCACAgcttgtttctcttcttccctctagACCCTCAGAGTCCACTGGTGAAAGAGCTGAGTGAGGGTTTTGAGACTGAAGCCTCCAAATCCGTGTCCCCgccagagctggctctgccccagcCGACACCTTTGTCTTCTGAACTGGACCTGCCTTTGGATACTCAGTTATCCCTTGAGGACCAGTTGCTGCCTTGGAGCCAGACTGAACTCCCCTCCAAACAGGGGTTTACCAAGGAGGAAGCTAAACAATCCACAGAAACCATAATTGCCAGCCAGAACTTGGAGAAGCCCTCAAGAGATCCTGAGACTCCGCAGTCTTCAGGTACAAAATTGAAGAGCAAGATGGAGGGAAGAGAAGCTGGGATCATGTCCTGGGCTATTGTAGGAAGAATAAACTAAGCCCCCATTCTGCGTCCTTCCTTTGACAAACCTTTCTTTCCTAGGTTCTAAGCGCACTAGACGGAAAACAAACAGCAAGGTGCTTGGGAGATCGCCTCTCACCGTCCTGCAGGATGACAACTCCCCTGGGACTCTGACATTACGGCAGGTAAAGAAAGAGGGTGAGAATTCACCAAGAGTGTCCATCATTATATAGACCCTTTTCCCCAGCTCTTACCTCTCCTTAACGGCCCTCTGGCCACTCGGCTCACATACCGCCTTTTGCAGGGTAAGCGGCCTTCTCCTCTAAGTGAAAATGTTAAGGACCTAAAGGAAGGAGTCGTTCTTGGAACTGGAAGATTTCTGaaaactggaggaggaggaggagcatggGAGCAAAGCCAGGACCATGACAAGGAAAATCAGCATTTTGCTTTGATGAAGAGCTAGGTCCATGCTGGGTTCACCCAGATCCTGGTGACAGTCTGTGTTCTTCGCCCCTTCCCCAAGGGCACTGAGGAAAGTCTTGATTTCTGGTTCCTCCCAGGCTGCCACCTCTGGTACttggacattttttttgttttgtgtgtttcttgtatagtaAAGGAGATGATTTTAAAGAATGCTTTAGGAAGTTAGACAACGCTGCCCTGGGTCTTTTGTGTGGAGAATGGCAGCCTGGGGGTCTGTGAGCCCCAGATACATCTCTCTGCTATCACTTCTGAGCCTCTTTTCTATGCTGTAAGTTTTGATGTTCCCCAAGGCTCTGCCTTtggcccctctctcctctcccccttttgTTTGGGCTTAGCTATTACCTGCTTTTGAGAACATTCAGGTCCCTCTCTCACCCTAACTTTTATTCAGCTGCCACATAAGCACTCAACATTAGTTCCCTTAAAATAAAACGTATGATCTTTCCCTAAAGCTTTTCCTCATTGCCTATTCCCTACCCTTGTGGATAGGAAGGACCATCACCCACCTGTCTGCCTGAACATTAATCTTGGCCTCGGTCATCATATTGAGTTCTTCTGTTTAGAATGACGTATGTGTGAGTATGGTCACTAGGTCTTGGTGATTCTACGTTTTTAATCTCTTCTCCTCCTGTTTTgtcgttttgtgtgtgtgtgtgtgtgtgtgtgtgtgtgtgtgtgtgtgtgtgtgtttgtgttgctgGAGACTGACccagagctttgctcatgttaGGCAAATGCTCCATTACTGAGCCTCACACTCAGCCCGGTCCTGTCATCCTTGAATTTCTTACCGCCTGCCTCACATCTTATCTCTAGAGGGCCAGTCTCTCTTTCCATTTCAGCACCCTAAACTGTTGGCAGACCAGTTTGCCTGACAAGCTTAGTGATCATGGTAATACCCCACTTGGAACTGTTTAATGGCCTCCAAGGCCTTTATATCAACTCCTATGCAGGCATGCACCCATGACTGTGGTCTGTAGCCAGCTGTTGTGTGCCTCCCAGCCACTCAGCCTCCTCAGGAAACCTCAGCTTCTGCCTTGATCCTTCTTCCTGCCCACAGTCTACCTAGTACTTAGCCTTCATCCTAGTACCTGTAATATCTTGTTGCCCGTTAACGGGACCTAGGTCTTCTTGTAGCACAAAGAGGGTGGAAGCTGGCATCACAGGATGCTACATTTTATTAAGTAATAatagaggggaggaaagggtagaAAAGGAGAAAGTATGAAGGGGCCAGGAGACTAGTAGTGACATCCCATAATCATGAGCTGAGCACCCTGGCCGTTCCAGGTCTGGGCAAAGGCTGCTGGTAGCTCAGGAGGACTCTAGGGGCTGAGAGAGGGTCTGTTCTTGTTTATTAAGGGAAGCTGTGAGTACTATGGAAAGGGGAGGCCACAGGAGGAAGTGGGGCAGTTCTTTGCCCTTGTGTCCCTGATGCTTCCAAAGGCACACTCCCATAATCCCTACTGCTCTCAAAAGGAAGTTGACTGGGAATGGCCCCTGGGCTATAGAAGACTGACCCTAAAGAGATGGGGATAGGAGGAAGCAGCTGAGAATCTTCATGGCTTCCCGCCTCTCTTCCTCTAGCCTCCTTAGTTCCAGATTTTGAGGAAGCTGTCCCAGGAACCAGTGGCCACAGCCATGCCATCAGCTGTGACCCCCAGGCAGCTGACTCTGTTGTCATGGCCAGAGAGTATGcctgaggaagagagggaaaagtcAGCCTACTTTCCCAGGTGAGTCAGGGCCTATGATGTACAGAAGCTCCAGCCTGGGGAGGCTGGACTCTGCCCTGATGGAGACTAAGGAACTGAAGGAGGATTAGCCCTGAGGAAAGGGATTATCATCAGGCCAATTCCTTGGTCCAGAATTTGAGTCCCTGGTGGGGTGAGGGTGAACTGTTAGGAATGTCATTTTGCTGTGAGGAAGGCCAGGGTCACTTGGATGGGCCCAAGGAAGTGGTCCTTTGgttctaggtttttgtttttttaaagcaaggcCCAGAAAAGTGACATGCATAAGGTAAACTCAAAAAGTAATCAACTGGATAGGCTTTGGAGCCTGATTCTGGGGTATGTCTTATTTTCATTCATCTCTTGGTCTCTCCTGATGGAAATCAGACTCTCCACTCTAGACTATGCCAGTCCTAGACAAGTCCCTAGGCATGGCCAAGGACCCTTCCATGGCCTACTCTCGTTCACACCTCCCTGAGGCTGTCCCTTAAGTGCATGGCCCTGGAAGCTCAGGTCCCCAAAGGACTGGGCATTTAAGATACACTGGTTTGAGGTGGCCAGAAggagcaggcatggcactgggcAGAGGAAGGGCTGCAAAGAGCACTGTGTGTTTGGGGAATATGGTCTCAGTTTCGGAAGCAAAGGGTGCTGGTTTCCAAGGCGCGAGATAGGCAACAATTAGGAAACAGCAGTAAGGGGTCCCCATAAAGAAACTgcgagggaaggaaggagggctggggagtCTGGGCCAGACCCTTACCTACACGCTCACACTTCATAGAGTCCCAGACATTGCAGTTGAAGTCATCATAGCCTGCGAAGAGCAGGCGACCACTGAGCGAGAAGGCTACTGATGTGATGCCACAGATAATGCTCTCATGGGAATAGGCAGTCAGTTCCTGGTCTGCCCTCAGGTCAAACAGACGGCAGGAGGCATCATCTGAGCCAGTGCAGATGGCCTCTCCATTGGGAAAGAACTGAGAATACAGGTAAGAGGTGGTCAGGGCTCACCTGGGGCGGccttgccttcctgcctgcttcctggtttCCACGGGAGTGTGAGGTACTTCTCTCAGCCTCTGTCTGTCCGTTTCTGGGTAGGGTGAGGCAGCCAGCAGCATAGCTGGTCACCGCTGTGTTCTTGTGGCTTCCTCTGCCCTTGACCCAGCGCTGTAGACAGGCGTCATTGCCATGTTGCAGACAAGAGCACCAAGGGTTCCCAGGTCACACAACTAAAAGATCAGACTTCTGTGATGATCCTAGGCACTAAATCAGGGTGTGTGAGGACAGCATGAGGTCCAAGCACATAAcctgaatgtcatcatgaagaacaGCAGGTATACTTGGAGGGAAATTATAGAAAACTGGTGTGCCCTTATCAAGAAGATGTAATACCACAGACCccagaaaagtagaaaaatggTTCCAGTCTAGAGACAAAAGATATGGCAAGGATGTGCATGTTTCTGGATCAGGTTCTAGGTAGAAAAACATTGCTGATAAGGACATTTATGAGATAACTGGTTAAATTTGAGTTAAGAGCTGCAGTATTCTGTAAACGTTGAATTTCCTGGTTTTTACAAAttatactggggctggagaggtggctcaggagttaagaacactgactgctcttgcagaggacccaggttcatttcccaacacctacatggtggctcacagccatctgtaactccagttcaggtgtcaggcatgtatgtggtgtacagacatacacgcaggcaaaacactcatacacataaaacttatACTGTAGCCGGGAATGCCACttatacctgtaatcttagcacttgggaggctgaggctggagaattgccttgagttcaaggctagcctgggttccAGGGTGAGAGAATAAGTTGAGTCCCTAGAACTccgaaggctgagggaggagactGTAAGCCTGAGGAGGCCTGCCTGAGTCAGGAAGTGGGCTCTGGTAAAGCGTTGTCAACCCAGTCTCCGAAGCTGAACGAAAGGCCCGGATACACAGCTCGCTAGGCTTAACCTGGGTTCGTTCTCCAGCAtggtaaaataaaatgtgtaggatgggtatggtggctcatgcctttaatcccagcactggggaggcagaggcaggcgatctctgtatgttcaaggccagcctggtctgcagagtaagttctaagacagccagggctacacagagagaccctgactcaaaaaaaaaaaaaaaaaaaaaaaaagtatggaaaGTAAAGTAAGTTAATTTTAACATTTGGGGGTGGctagagggctcagtgggtaaaaggacttgctacacaagcctgatgcctgatgacctgaggctgatccccagaacccacagtagaaggagagaacagactcctcaAATCTGTTTTCTGACTAGTCCCactcaagataatttttttaaaaattaaaaattgggcatgtcatggtggcacacatctttaatcctagcccttgggaggtagaggttgagatctctgagtgtgaggccagcctggtctacatagcaaattccaacCTAGCtagagctatataatgagaccttgtcttaaggaggatttttttttttttaaacttgtgatttagggctggaaagatggcttagcaactaagaacacttgctcttgcagaggacccaagttccgttgggtcccagcacccacatacatgacagctcataactgtGACCcagcagttccagggaatccaacaccctcttctgccctctaaGAAGTATTTAAGGGGCACAGAGCCATGATGTGTAACATACTCTCAAAGGACCTAGGAATAAGGCCCTAGAGTGCAGCTTGCTGGTAGGGCATTTGTCTTGCATATGGAAAGATCTGAGTTGGGTCTCCAGCACTACACACCAGACACAGAGAACAGAGGGGAGGATccaagtgtgagtgtgtgctcgTGTGTCTAGAGACAACGGTAAGCATATGTGGCAAAATGTTCACAGTGAATCTGGGTGAAGCAGACATGGGATTTCTTGTCATTGGTTTTAAAACTATCCTATAaaggtaaaattatttttaaaaatacgaaGGAAAGGCCTTAGGGGTGCTGTGGAAGTGGGTCAGAGATGTGTGTTAGGGTTTAAGGGAGTTCCTGAAGGGTACACATGAGACACTCACACAGATCGCATTGATGTCTGATTCATGGCCCGTGAAAGTCTGGCGGCAggtcccttccctcacatcccaGAGCTTTGCGCTGGCATCACAAGCTCCCGAAATGAAAAGTTTGTAGTCTGGAGATACAGCCAGGCTCATACAGTCTCCAGTGTGTCCCACAAACACCGTCTTCTGCTGCCCCGTCTCAATGTCCCACAAGGCACTGCCAGGAGACAAGGAGCCCATCACAGAGAAATGTCACAGTTGCCCAGGACAGGACGACCTTCCAATCCTCCGCACCCATGGCATTCAACCCTTACCACGTGGTGTCCCCAGAGCTGGTCACAATGTTGTTGTCATCCAGGAAGCGGCAACAGGAGAGATAACCTAGAAGTGGTTAGAAGGACAGTGCCCTGGCTCAGGGTCACAACTGGCCAGGGGCCTGGACTTCCATGACCCCTACGTAGgaaaagagggcttctcaccTGTGTGAGCCGAGAGTTCCCGGCTGACCTTAACATTGCCCTCACGGGATTTGAGGCTGTAGATGGAACACATGTTGTCCAGCCCCCCACATGCCACAAAGTTCCCTGATGGTGCATAGGCACAGGTCATGACCCAGGAGGAGCGCAGTGGAATAGCATGTACCTGCAGAGGGTAGATTTGGGGCAGGTAGGACCTGAGCTTCAGGTGAACAGGACAGAGATTGGGCATGGCAACCCTAGGAAGGATGGAGGGTCCTTCCTGGAGGATGGTCAGTAGAAAGGGCTGGTACCTTGTTAGTGGTGTAAGTGTCCCACACGATCAGCTTCCCATCCTGCGAGGCACTTACCAGCAGCCTGGAGAAAGGGCATCTATGTCATCCTTACCTCTtttccctgcctctccctcccttttaGGCCCCTCTGAATCCTCACTTAGAGTCAGTGGCCCAGTGCATGGCATAGATCTTGGCCAGGTGTCCCCTTAACGTCCTCCGTGTCCGCATCTGGACTCGTCCCACCACCTCTAGGCTAGACACAAGCTGCAAGAGAAAGGAGTATCGGGTTTCACACGTCTGCCACATCCCCTGCTCTGTACGAGCTCCTGCTAGGGACCAGACACTTTAGCAGGTTCCTCAGCATTAAAGAGGCCCCTGGCCTGGAATGACTGGGCCTCTTGTGGTAGACAGGTGCTGGCATAGCTTTTGGCAAGTTGCTCAACAGCAGAGGTGTTTAGCACAGTGTCTCCAGATTGAGGGGGGAATCGCTAGTATGGAGATGGTCCCACCTTGGTCAATCTCAAGCTGTTGGTATAAGGTCACTGATCATTAACTTGGGAAGAGAGACACAGATGATATGAGACTGATAGATGCCTGTCCTCACACACCAGTAACACATAGCCAACACCCATGGGTTCCAAGGCATTGCCATCACCTGGGACTGCCCCTGCTGAATTCTAGTTCTCCACCCCTTCAACCACAGCCAGCCTCCCAGTTGGTAAGCCTCCAGAGTCCACAGATTAGGTCTGTCATACCTTGTCAACTTCAGCAAATCACACCTTTCCATGAGCCTATTATCTTACAGAGTTGCCATGGGAATcatataaaattatgtatttaagcATCTAGCACAGTACCTTTCTCATGATATTTACCCTTATGAACATATTTAATACAAttgatctattttctttcttccctctcagtactggggattgaaccgagGGCCTCAGCTGTGCTAGCTCGGAAGTCTACCACTGAAATATAGCCCCAGaccctttttactttttaaaaatatatttctattaactatttgataatttcatacatgcatgcaatgcaTTTTGATCCCATTCACCTCTATTTctagctcctcccagatctacccttCACCTCCTACCTCCTACTCCCCCCgcaacttcatgtcttctgtttaaaattttttcctagctcaactttttactttttattttgagacaggctggtcttaaaagcactctgcagcccaggcacgTCTTGACTTttcaatcctgcctcagccttccatgtaGCTGGACTCCAAGCCTTGTGCCACCCAGCATGGCTTGGTACTTACTGTCGGTTCTAAGAAACAGTGTTATTTTGTGTATCACCAAGAAAGAAACAATAGGCTAACACGGTGTCATGTATTGTCAGATGCATCTCGATTTTAGAGAAATCTGAAGAAACAAGCATTTTAGAATGGATGAAATGCAGTCTTAGACAACCATCAATTCAAGGCTATGAGAAATCCTACACACCCCCTCCATCTTTACTGCTAAGGATAAAAGGGACAAGACCAGTGTCTGTGTCTTCAGCATCCAGTATAATGCCCGACCCCAAGCAGATCTTAATAGGTGTCTGTTGAATTCATTCATGAGTGTCTTTCCTCACTCTGAGGACAGGCTGTGTGCTACAAGCTCAGGCAGCAGTATGTTGCTGGTCATGAAGAACTCATtcagtcccctcccctcccctcatgtCCTGCTTCAGAGGGGTAGAGAGTCTCACCTCAGCCAGGGTGATGTCCGCACAGGCTTTCCTGGCATCCTGCGGGGAAAGCAGGCATCAAGGAAGCTGTGGTAGGGTAgggggcacacacatgcactgacACGAGTGGGCATGGGGCTCTGCAGTTGGGTGGTGGTCTCAAATGTGAGGTCCAAATTTAAAGTCTCTGAGTCCTTCTAGATCAGAGAGGTCTCTAAAGTGTTACCCAAGAGTGAACCCAATCCCCTAATCCCTCCCAGGCCACACTCCCACATGTCTTGAGTTCTGTTTTCCAGGGTCCCCAGGATGAGGGCTCTGGGGTTACAGCAATCTGCTTCTTGAGCTGCTCcgcttcctgcctcagctgctccATCTCCCCCATGGTGCCCAGGTCGAGGGGTAGTTCTGGCTCCTGCCAGGAACATGGAATAGGTGTTGGGGAGTCCCCATCAGACCATGTTGCTGTCCTTTACATCCTACCCTACTCCTGAAAAGTGATGGGGGCCCCCCTTCCTCCTGAGCTAGGTCCTGTGCATCAATCCCAGCCCTGCCTGAGCCCTCCCTGTGGGCCCCCAATCCCAGAGGGCAGAGCCGGTCAGCTCCCTCTTACTTGGGCTCTGGCTGGACTTCTCCCAGGTTTCCGCTTCCCAGGCGCCTCCTGACTCTCAGCTGCGATGCCTGCCTGTCACCTGCCCCCTCTGCTGCCAGAggagctggcctggcctggcccgACTGGGAGGGGGGAACTGACAGGGAAGGGTAAGGCCAACGACAACCACGTCAGGCAAATGAAATCagctggcaggggtgggggagaggccaGGGAGGGAGGTGTGTGGCTTCCAGAGACTTGGGCCAGCctggaggggtggggagcaggccTGTGAGCCAGAGAAGAGCAGTAACCCCCCCCTCATCCAGCCACTAGAAGGGGGGAATAAAGGGGAGACTCCGTGGTCAGTCTGCCAGCAGAGATAAGAGCATCAGGCCCACAGATCAGAGAAAAGCTGTGAGGATTACTGGTTGGGTTTGgggagaggaacagaacaagAGCAGCCACAGCTCCAGTGACCCCCAGGCCCTAGCTCTAACTTGTGGTCATGATCTTGGCAGTGCAGACCTGTTCAGCAAGCAGGCCAGGAGCCAGGACAGACGGGGGATAGATGACCCTGTTGTCAACACCCCAAGCCATGTTCCCTCACTGAGGGCTGTGGGGGGAGAGGGTACAGTCAGAAGCTGAGATTAGAAGGGGCTGATCTGGATAATCCTTTTTCTCGACAAGCCCCAACAGCCCCAACCAGCTGCCCCTGGGCCTGATCCTAGTTGGGGGAGTTGATCCAGGGGGAGCTGGGCTGATGTGCCCCTGCCTTGTGGGCAAAGAAAGGACTACAAAGAGAATGGAACCCTGTATCCTGCTCCTaggctgggggggcggggggatctGTCTTCACGCTTTCTCACACGATTCCTGGGGTCTTACTGGACTGTGaaagtaggagccagagggatcaggCTACCCTCTCACCCATACTCAGGAAGAGATGGCAGGGCTTGACAGATGACAGAGTTGGAGACCCAAGGAGcagctgtggtggtggtgatggggcaCATGGGTCTATTTGCATGAGGCAGCAGGTGGCTGAGATT belongs to Peromyscus eremicus chromosome 3, PerEre_H2_v1, whole genome shotgun sequence and includes:
- the Cdca3 gene encoding cell division cycle-associated protein 3 gives rise to the protein MGSTQSISGTPARPLPHNKHLARVADPRSPSAGIQRTPIQVESSPQPSLPTEQLNSPKQAQDPDPRSPTLGIARTPMKISGADPQSPLVKELSEGFETEASKSVSPPELALPQPTPLSSELDLPLDTQLSLEDQLLPWSQTELPSKQGFTKEEAKQSTETIIASQNLEKPSRDPETPQSSGSKRTRRKTNSKVLGRSPLTVLQDDNSPGTLTLRQGKRPSPLSENVKDLKEGVVLGTGRFLKTGGGGGAWEQSQDHDKENQHFALMKS
- the Gnb3 gene encoding guanine nucleotide-binding protein G(I)/G(S)/G(T) subunit beta-3 → MGEMEQLRQEAEQLKKQIADARKACADITLAELVSSLEVVGRVQMRTRRTLRGHLAKIYAMHWATDSKLLVSASQDGKLIVWDTYTTNKVHAIPLRSSWVMTCAYAPSGNFVACGGLDNMCSIYSLKSREGNVKVSRELSAHTGYLSCCRFLDDNNIVTSSGDTTCALWDIETGQQKTVFVGHTGDCMSLAVSPDYKLFISGACDASAKLWDVREGTCRQTFTGHESDINAICFFPNGEAICTGSDDASCRLFDLRADQELTAYSHESIICGITSVAFSLSGRLLFAGYDDFNCNVWDSMKCERVGILSGHDNRVSCLGVTADGMAVATGSWDSFLKIWN